One window from the genome of Dolosigranulum savutiense encodes:
- a CDS encoding GHKL domain-containing protein, which translates to MFTETIIVLIEYIFKVITIFIFSIWLIKPNTNCVKLILGSLFLPIFWYIIIVFEQYFYSSTLGELLFVFFLYYFYSEEGDNAKINQLFSFILINAWISFLLAVPFNLFLGQEWYGSLLVAICLQIIAITVSIYIVYKIRKYITIVSEDKDNEKKITMLIVVMNLITILYFMYIKYTGQYHSLLILTTFFLVVFFLFMGGLCFYLIQFIKSKQEIRFINKQLQSTKEYNKIIENNQLKLRQFKHDYKNILTSLNGLVASEQYDQLEIKLNQLTQYSKQELKNEKSMYNELINVEHELLKSILTVKLIEMDNEQLNFQFSCPKKITTIGMHSFDLIRVVGILIDNAREYAMDYKGSEIEVIVNRGDDYIDIIIANIYFENHASIDRFKKKGYTTKLGHKGLGLTKVEEINHQYDNVLVNYHIDDYFSVEITILDREGD; encoded by the coding sequence ATGTTTACTGAAACTATTATTGTGTTAATTGAATATATTTTTAAAGTAATCACTATATTTATATTTTCGATTTGGTTAATAAAACCCAATACTAACTGTGTTAAATTAATATTGGGGAGCCTATTCCTTCCGATATTTTGGTATATAATTATAGTATTTGAACAATATTTTTATAGTAGTACGCTGGGAGAATTACTTTTTGTATTTTTTTTATACTATTTCTATTCAGAAGAAGGGGACAACGCAAAAATAAACCAGTTATTTTCGTTTATTCTAATTAATGCATGGATTAGTTTTTTACTAGCAGTTCCTTTTAATTTGTTTTTAGGTCAAGAGTGGTATGGAAGTTTATTGGTAGCTATTTGTTTACAGATTATAGCTATTACAGTTTCAATTTATATAGTTTATAAAATCAGAAAATATATTACTATAGTATCAGAAGACAAGGATAATGAAAAAAAGATAACGATGTTGATTGTAGTAATGAATTTAATAACTATACTTTACTTTATGTATATAAAGTATACAGGTCAGTATCATTCGCTATTAATATTAACGACATTTTTTTTAGTGGTGTTCTTTTTATTTATGGGAGGACTATGTTTTTACTTAATACAATTTATTAAATCTAAACAAGAAATTAGATTTATAAATAAACAGTTACAAAGTACGAAGGAATACAATAAGATTATTGAAAATAATCAACTCAAATTACGACAATTCAAACATGACTACAAAAATATTTTGACATCACTAAATGGCTTAGTTGCTTCGGAACAATATGATCAATTAGAAATTAAATTGAACCAACTAACTCAGTACTCAAAACAAGAGTTGAAAAATGAAAAATCAATGTATAATGAATTAATAAATGTAGAGCATGAGCTATTAAAGAGTATCTTGACGGTTAAATTAATTGAAATGGACAATGAACAACTTAACTTTCAATTTAGTTGTCCTAAAAAAATCACTACTATAGGAATGCATTCTTTTGACTTAATACGTGTAGTAGGTATTTTAATAGATAATGCAAGGGAATATGCAATGGATTATAAGGGAAGTGAGATAGAGGTTATTGTAAATAGAGGGGATGATTATATTGACATTATAATTGCAAATATTTATTTTGAAAATCATGCATCAATTGACAGGTTTAAGAAAAAAGGATATACCACAAAATTGGGGCATAAAGGGCTAGGATTAACCAAGGTGGAAGAAATTAATCATCAATATGATAATGTATTGGTAAATTATCATATTGATGATTATTTCTCAGTGGAAATAACCATTCTAGATAGAGAAGGGGACTAG
- a CDS encoding LytTR family DNA-binding domain-containing protein has product MFPIFICEDSKEQLDRLITIVKYYIMDRDNYYLEKVSTNPEKLLSYVEDKSIKKGIYLLDVNLNHHLTGIDLAEKIRKQDPHAKIIFITGHDESMPEMLKRNIEVLGFVQKNDELDILRKNVLQAISAANERLISTLTEDKDIFTFSFGAKTFRFDFKDVLSVETTGKSHQLIIYLTNGQYEIRGTLSELEKKYAQFFRLNRSVLINHHNVVRINYSQRIIIMRDGTTIFFTKHQTKKLKKYFG; this is encoded by the coding sequence ATGTTTCCAATTTTTATTTGTGAAGATTCTAAAGAACAGTTAGATAGATTAATAACAATCGTCAAATATTATATTATGGATCGAGACAATTATTATTTAGAAAAAGTTAGCACAAATCCCGAAAAACTTTTATCTTATGTTGAAGATAAAAGTATAAAAAAAGGTATTTATCTGTTAGATGTTAATTTAAATCATCATCTAACAGGCATTGATCTAGCAGAAAAGATTAGAAAACAAGATCCGCATGCAAAAATTATTTTTATTACTGGACATGATGAATCAATGCCAGAAATGCTAAAAAGAAATATTGAAGTATTAGGATTTGTTCAAAAAAATGATGAATTAGATATTTTAAGAAAGAATGTCTTGCAAGCTATTTCAGCAGCAAATGAACGATTAATTAGTACTTTAACGGAAGATAAAGATATTTTTACATTTAGTTTTGGAGCAAAAACATTTAGATTTGATTTTAAAGATGTATTGTCTGTTGAAACGACAGGTAAATCACATCAATTGATAATTTACTTAACTAACGGACAATATGAAATAAGAGGTACATTGTCTGAATTAGAGAAAAAGTATGCACAATTTTTTAGACTTAATCGATCGGTACTAATAAATCATCACAATGTTGTACGCATTAATTATTCTCAAAGAATTATTATTATGCGAGATGGAACCACAATCTTTTTTACTAAACATCAAACAAAAAAATTGAAGAAATATTTTGGATAA
- a CDS encoding PD-(D/E)XK nuclease family protein, with product MALTFVLGRATSKKEPYLYDLAKQQLQQDGVETVYYLIPDHLKFESEVAMLKYFNKDQSQSGMINLQVYSFNRLAWHLLQQTGTFSQTRLSETGLSMLVKHIIRDIEEDLTIFRGESHFEGFIQKVLQMLLEFRGGKIDPESLHNINNQVDAHDLTQKLHDLSLIYERFLDALDGKYLEKEDVLRLLIVELKQRDLSKTVIIINQLETFSAQELELVLTLIAHCQHVYLALTLDRPYMLNERPSNFDLFYQSGMTYHTIFNLVKTPEWGMVPVENILLDDVDETIAPPLIALERFWIHSQNGQSLPQKSTIPSTDEAIQVVQATTKQAEVEYIAATIRELTRLKGFRYRDILVTTRHLDHYKEVLHPIFQQEGIPYFMNERESMADHPFALFLNALLRLYKRHFRYEDMMSLLKTELFVPASYSAQDWRQMVDVMENVMLAYGYEGSYWLRDEPWQYARFDLDEISEPLDYDQQLEETANTVKNIIREALLPLFAAFDEAETNLEAVQALYNFLVKQGIKERLLAWRDRDIEHGQLDHSRKHEQVWKVFVNLLDEFVDILGTQVWTVDECLAIFETGFEQGTYSSVPPTLDQVTVSPFTFSRVARHKIVFLLGVNEEALPVTTEQSSILTDEDREMIAEQLGDQQYLLPSTAALLAGEPFAAYRMFNAASEQLIITYSQKRDSGNDHYLSPYIERMIHHFPTLKLNRLPSIEETLRQEHSSAILPLIGGFQSTLGKLIQVLRMTRDNQQPLNPFWSGLYRYMMRSLSPAQERLLTSLSYKNIPKPIDPAVAEQLYGTDMHLSISQLEQYFKDPYSHFLQYGLKLRERDTLQLTPAESGSFYHDILDRLFSHVINEGLDITAVPSDQIRELAAEIAKDLLTKSRYKILTTTHQLAFIAQMLQETVREQLLVMQEQFRRSAMQPSKTEVLFGRLGSQTGIPGLSFHLSPQHTLHVRGKIDRIDQMVVEGQHHLQVVDYKSSRKSLDYSQLEAGLMLQMLTYFDVALTHSQALFGQAHRPMSAFYAQVYSPWLNYTDLLNQSADEAWLKAFKYDGMIINYPDVFAQFEQTLAPKVGSLIYPIKLNADGTPSKRSKIITPTELKLMFQHNRSLIQQAGKAIISGQIELRPYKDQYADSAPGGKFHSISLFDALLPENNYRYLENLSKEAYIQKLQTLYEQLQGDDDNESIS from the coding sequence ATGGCATTAACTTTTGTTTTAGGCCGAGCGACCAGTAAAAAAGAACCGTATTTATATGATTTAGCTAAGCAGCAGTTACAACAAGATGGCGTAGAGACCGTCTATTATTTAATTCCAGATCATTTGAAGTTTGAGTCGGAAGTGGCTATGTTAAAATATTTCAATAAAGATCAGTCTCAAAGTGGCATGATTAATTTACAAGTGTATAGTTTTAATCGCCTAGCTTGGCATCTGCTACAACAAACGGGAACATTCAGTCAGACACGTCTATCAGAGACAGGGTTAAGTATGTTAGTGAAGCATATTATTCGTGATATTGAAGAAGACTTAACTATTTTTCGCGGAGAAAGTCATTTTGAAGGCTTTATCCAAAAAGTTCTGCAGATGCTACTGGAATTTCGGGGAGGCAAAATTGATCCAGAAAGTTTGCATAATATAAATAATCAAGTGGATGCGCATGATCTAACTCAAAAATTACACGATTTATCACTAATTTATGAAAGATTCTTAGATGCACTGGACGGCAAATATTTGGAGAAAGAAGATGTCTTGCGACTGTTAATTGTGGAGTTAAAGCAACGCGATTTGTCCAAGACCGTCATTATAATTAATCAGCTAGAAACATTCTCGGCTCAGGAATTGGAGTTGGTTCTTACCTTAATTGCACATTGTCAGCATGTTTATCTTGCCTTAACCTTAGATCGACCATATATGTTAAATGAGCGACCGAGCAATTTCGATTTATTCTATCAATCGGGGATGACGTACCATACAATTTTTAATTTAGTGAAGACGCCAGAATGGGGTATGGTGCCGGTCGAAAACATTTTACTCGATGATGTGGATGAAACAATTGCCCCCCCGTTAATTGCCTTGGAACGCTTTTGGATTCATTCCCAAAATGGGCAGAGTTTGCCGCAGAAATCAACAATTCCCTCAACAGATGAGGCAATTCAAGTGGTGCAAGCAACGACAAAGCAGGCGGAAGTTGAATATATTGCTGCCACTATTCGTGAGTTAACGCGTCTGAAAGGCTTTCGGTATCGAGACATCTTAGTTACGACACGTCATCTCGATCACTATAAAGAGGTACTGCATCCTATTTTTCAGCAGGAAGGGATTCCATATTTTATGAATGAACGGGAATCAATGGCTGATCATCCCTTTGCCTTATTTTTAAATGCGTTATTACGATTGTATAAACGTCATTTTCGTTATGAAGATATGATGAGTTTGTTAAAGACGGAGTTATTCGTGCCGGCCAGTTATTCAGCGCAGGATTGGCGCCAAATGGTTGATGTCATGGAGAATGTGATGTTAGCGTATGGTTATGAAGGATCTTATTGGTTACGCGATGAGCCGTGGCAGTATGCACGATTTGACTTAGATGAGATAAGCGAACCTCTAGATTATGATCAACAATTGGAAGAGACTGCCAATACGGTGAAAAATATTATTCGAGAGGCATTGCTACCGTTATTTGCTGCCTTCGATGAGGCGGAGACGAACCTAGAAGCGGTGCAGGCCTTATATAATTTTTTAGTGAAGCAAGGAATTAAAGAACGATTACTGGCTTGGCGCGATCGTGATATTGAGCACGGACAACTTGACCATTCGCGCAAGCACGAACAAGTATGGAAGGTTTTTGTCAACTTGTTAGATGAATTTGTTGACATTTTAGGTACACAAGTATGGACAGTGGATGAATGCTTAGCCATTTTTGAGACGGGGTTTGAACAGGGGACTTACAGTTCAGTACCGCCGACATTAGATCAAGTAACCGTTTCTCCATTTACCTTTTCACGCGTTGCACGTCATAAGATTGTATTTTTATTGGGAGTGAACGAGGAAGCCTTACCCGTGACGACCGAACAGTCATCTATTTTAACGGATGAGGATCGAGAGATGATAGCCGAGCAGTTAGGGGATCAACAATACTTATTACCATCCACTGCGGCGCTACTGGCTGGAGAACCCTTTGCGGCGTATCGGATGTTCAATGCAGCGAGTGAACAATTAATTATCACTTATAGCCAAAAAAGAGATAGTGGGAATGATCATTATTTAAGTCCCTATATCGAGCGAATGATTCATCATTTTCCAACATTGAAGCTGAATAGATTGCCGTCTATCGAAGAGACACTCCGTCAAGAGCACTCTTCCGCTATATTGCCATTAATTGGTGGATTTCAGTCCACTTTAGGTAAGCTCATTCAAGTCCTGCGCATGACTCGGGATAATCAGCAGCCCCTCAATCCGTTTTGGTCTGGGCTGTACCGTTATATGATGCGTTCTTTAAGTCCCGCGCAAGAACGATTATTAACTAGTTTATCGTACAAAAATATACCTAAACCTATTGATCCTGCAGTGGCTGAACAACTATACGGGACAGATATGCATCTGTCTATTTCACAATTAGAGCAATACTTCAAAGATCCTTATAGTCATTTCTTGCAATATGGATTGAAATTACGTGAGCGTGACACCTTGCAACTTACGCCGGCTGAATCAGGCAGTTTTTATCACGATATTCTTGATCGATTGTTTAGCCATGTAATCAATGAAGGACTAGATATAACGGCAGTACCCTCAGACCAAATTCGTGAATTAGCAGCTGAAATTGCTAAAGACTTATTGACCAAATCGCGGTATAAAATATTGACAACAACGCATCAGTTAGCTTTTATCGCCCAAATGCTCCAAGAGACCGTCCGTGAACAACTATTAGTGATGCAAGAGCAATTTAGACGAAGTGCTATGCAGCCGTCCAAGACAGAAGTGCTCTTTGGACGCTTAGGATCACAGACGGGTATACCTGGTTTAAGCTTCCACTTATCCCCGCAGCACACCTTGCATGTACGTGGAAAAATCGATCGAATCGATCAAATGGTGGTAGAAGGGCAACATCACTTGCAAGTTGTTGATTATAAATCAAGCCGTAAATCATTGGATTATAGCCAGTTAGAGGCGGGATTGATGCTTCAGATGCTCACATACTTTGATGTGGCACTCACACACTCGCAAGCATTATTCGGTCAGGCACATCGACCAATGAGTGCTTTTTATGCGCAAGTCTATTCACCCTGGCTAAACTATACCGACTTGCTCAATCAATCGGCTGACGAAGCATGGTTGAAGGCGTTTAAATACGATGGGATGATTATTAATTATCCGGATGTGTTTGCGCAATTTGAACAAACATTGGCACCCAAAGTCGGTTCACTCATTTATCCGATTAAGTTAAATGCGGACGGCACGCCGTCTAAGCGGTCTAAAATAATCACACCAACTGAGTTGAAATTAATGTTCCAACATAACCGATCGCTCATTCAACAAGCAGGAAAAGCGATTATTTCAGGTCAAATTGAGTTGCGCCCTTATAAAGATCAATATGCTGACAGTGCACCTGGTGGGAAGTTTCATAGTATTTCTCTATTTGATGCCTTGCTACCTGAGAATAACTACCGCTATTTAGAGAATTTGTCAAAAGAAGCCTATATACAAAAATTACAAACACTCTATGAGCAGTTACAAGGAGATGACGATAATGAGTCAATTAGTTAA
- a CDS encoding putative glycoside hydrolase, with the protein MKSIKKTWPLLTVLLFTSSPVWAQQANEDPIEVKERTPVEDMQSRRDGLLNVYTESLIRLPKRIPQDLVYDSGVDIPYPEDGVKGIFVPGHSASDKTTLNNLVDFISSTDLNSIVIDVKEDYGNIVLDIEADGEFEEYINNALVADNDPAEILSLLDEHDIYPIARVVTFKDTMLATERPDLSFREADGSVWKNGNGEAFVNPYEKEVWEYTLDIAKKAARLGFKDIQFDYVRFPEGFEVFDETLTYSRGDYEDSDLTAGEQRMSAVNDFVKYAREELRPFGVETSVDVFGYAAFIREAPGIGQSFLGISEHVDSISAMIYPSHWGPGNFNVPKPDLEPYDTIDGYMELENELLAELEENAPRSRPWIQDFTASYLGAGNFKEYQAEDVTAQIQALYDNGVEEYLIWNATGDYSRDAKFKITE; encoded by the coding sequence ATGAAATCAATTAAAAAAACATGGCCTCTATTAACGGTACTCCTCTTTACTAGCTCCCCTGTTTGGGCACAACAAGCTAATGAAGACCCCATTGAAGTTAAAGAACGGACACCCGTTGAAGATATGCAAAGTCGCAGAGATGGCTTACTTAATGTCTATACGGAATCCCTTATTCGTTTGCCGAAGCGAATCCCACAAGATTTAGTCTATGATTCCGGTGTGGATATTCCTTATCCCGAAGATGGTGTGAAAGGGATTTTTGTTCCTGGACATAGCGCTTCAGATAAAACCACCCTAAACAATTTAGTGGACTTTATCTCTTCCACTGATTTGAATTCAATTGTTATCGATGTGAAAGAAGATTACGGTAATATTGTCCTGGATATCGAAGCAGATGGTGAATTCGAAGAATATATTAATAATGCCCTTGTTGCTGATAATGATCCAGCTGAAATTTTAAGTTTACTAGACGAACACGATATTTATCCAATCGCTCGTGTCGTTACCTTCAAAGATACCATGCTTGCTACAGAACGACCTGATCTCTCCTTCCGTGAAGCAGATGGATCAGTCTGGAAAAATGGCAACGGAGAAGCATTCGTCAATCCTTATGAAAAAGAAGTTTGGGAATACACACTTGATATTGCCAAGAAAGCTGCTCGTCTAGGCTTTAAAGATATCCAATTTGACTATGTTCGCTTTCCAGAAGGGTTTGAAGTCTTTGATGAGACACTCACTTATAGTCGCGGTGACTATGAAGATTCTGATTTAACTGCCGGTGAACAACGTATGTCAGCGGTTAATGATTTTGTCAAGTATGCACGCGAAGAACTTAGACCATTTGGCGTCGAAACGTCAGTCGATGTCTTTGGATATGCAGCATTCATTCGTGAAGCACCCGGTATTGGTCAAAGTTTCTTAGGTATCTCTGAACATGTGGACAGTATTTCAGCGATGATTTATCCAAGTCACTGGGGCCCGGGGAACTTCAACGTGCCTAAGCCTGACTTAGAACCCTATGATACAATCGATGGCTATATGGAACTTGAAAATGAATTGCTGGCTGAGTTAGAAGAAAATGCTCCACGCTCTCGTCCATGGATTCAAGACTTTACAGCTAGCTACTTAGGGGCGGGCAACTTTAAAGAGTATCAAGCTGAAGATGTCACTGCCCAAATTCAAGCCCTCTATGACAATGGTGTCGAAGAGTACTTGATTTGGAATGCAACCGGTGATTACTCTCGCGATGCTAAGTTTAAAATAACAGAATAA
- the addA gene encoding helicase-exonuclease AddAB subunit AddA, with protein MSQLVNRSIPLKPENARETDGQWQAIYDTGEDILVSASAGSGKTSVLVKRVIEHVKMGVNIDELLVVTFTEAAAKEMKDRIARALRKEINQAGTAEDRQLTQASKQHLSRQISNVTQAHISTLHSFCLQVIRRFYYLIDIDPVFRLLADDTERILLKEDVLEEVLEDWFEAESAHFHTLVRMYASDRSLDALKSLILELYEFSVANPSPNRWLANLPALYQVDQLVDSPIYQHLIAPKLASDIDYLLTLLEQAQAIGVTYQENKSFSKFMKKFEPIQDVLEQMKTHLNTHNLEALEMTVSEFQFPTKRGGPRKDSDEEMYEALQVVKDIFDQIRDRVTAIHEQFFAVPLAMQLDQMKQLAPIVQTLTQITLDFSTAYSKRKAEINALDFNDLEQLTLQILATEDTDGNPMATEASQYYREFFAEVMIDEYQDINKLQETILTFLAEETPGNRFMVGDVKQSIYGFRQADPSLFLEKYQSYQAENKQSGTSIILAENFRSNGAVISFVNLIFMQLMDETVGEMTYDESAALVQGMTDFPMSEEMQPELLIYEQEGEEATSEDAIRTSAEGEFKLIASRIQELIEEEFLIYDKESQTMRPIKYRDIAILTPTKRHNLLLQETCQAFNIPVALNQTENYFQTTELLLMMSLLKVIDNPRQDIPLAAVLRSPIVGLDESALAQIRIADKNVSYFDALQQFAELDEQPQAKTCQAFLNQLTAWRDFARDHPLTELIWRIYDDTGFLNYVGGLPAGSQRKANLHALYERAAVYEASSFKGLFHFIRFIEKMKAQDKDLAEASHITDEDNAVRVMTIHGSKGLEFPAVFVCNLARRHNISDAQGTYTLEQSFGFGTDYIDVAQHIRYPTWMNQGLSIRKKNQLLSEQMRVLYVALTRAEQKLFLVGSYKTKEKAIETWQQARRHEDLILPDYLRTTGQTTFLDWIGYCLIRHRSFNNHELLEAPLDKSGNHTIEQFAANFDITFKNEQDLLSQPAQEVKHKEQPVELTQVSLHDSTIQQAIDRMMTPYTHQSSTETTSYQSVSELKRLFEVPEDGQMVKLDISAQKPSINRYVQDELADPSFIQAHKSQPTASDIGQVTHLLLQSLDLTNEITLETVLAQLTQLADNHQLDATTTKQVPIQSIVQFFQTDFGQELLQQGDRLQTEKPFSLLMAARDIFEQIDAVDDYVLIHGIVDGYFETEEGIVLYDYKTDRISYLGEQKAKAELRQKYSGQLNLYKQALEVTLNKPVVRAVIISLDLVEAIDFL; from the coding sequence ATGAGTCAATTAGTTAACCGATCCATTCCGCTGAAACCGGAAAATGCCCGGGAAACGGATGGACAATGGCAAGCGATTTACGATACAGGAGAAGATATATTGGTATCTGCGAGTGCAGGTTCAGGGAAGACTTCTGTGCTCGTTAAGCGAGTTATTGAACATGTGAAGATGGGTGTCAATATCGATGAGTTACTTGTTGTAACGTTTACAGAAGCAGCAGCGAAAGAGATGAAAGATCGTATTGCTCGAGCGCTACGTAAGGAAATTAATCAAGCCGGCACAGCGGAAGATCGTCAATTGACCCAAGCAAGCAAACAACATTTATCGCGTCAAATTTCAAACGTAACACAGGCGCATATTTCAACCTTGCATTCATTTTGCTTGCAAGTAATCCGGCGCTTTTATTACTTAATTGATATTGATCCAGTGTTTCGTTTGCTAGCGGATGATACAGAACGGATTTTGTTAAAAGAAGACGTCCTGGAAGAGGTGCTGGAAGATTGGTTTGAGGCGGAGTCGGCGCATTTTCATACGTTAGTGCGGATGTATGCCTCTGATCGCTCACTCGATGCACTGAAGTCGCTTATTCTTGAACTGTATGAGTTCAGTGTAGCCAATCCATCGCCTAATAGATGGTTGGCTAATTTACCGGCACTCTATCAAGTAGATCAGTTAGTAGATTCGCCTATTTACCAACACCTTATTGCACCTAAACTAGCGAGTGATATTGATTACCTACTAACCTTATTAGAGCAAGCTCAAGCAATCGGTGTAACTTACCAAGAAAATAAATCATTTAGCAAATTTATGAAAAAATTTGAGCCGATTCAAGATGTTTTGGAACAAATGAAGACACACTTGAACACTCACAATTTAGAGGCGCTGGAAATGACAGTAAGTGAGTTTCAGTTTCCGACGAAGAGAGGTGGCCCACGCAAAGATTCGGACGAAGAGATGTATGAAGCACTACAAGTCGTGAAAGATATTTTCGATCAAATTCGTGACCGTGTGACAGCTATTCACGAACAGTTCTTCGCTGTACCACTTGCCATGCAACTTGATCAGATGAAACAACTCGCACCGATTGTCCAAACATTAACTCAAATAACACTTGATTTTAGCACCGCTTATTCCAAACGAAAGGCTGAGATTAATGCTCTAGACTTTAACGATCTTGAACAATTAACGCTCCAAATTCTGGCAACAGAGGATACGGATGGGAATCCCATGGCAACTGAGGCTTCACAGTATTATCGTGAATTTTTTGCGGAAGTTATGATTGATGAATATCAAGATATTAACAAATTACAAGAAACGATTCTAACGTTTTTAGCTGAAGAAACACCGGGGAATCGATTTATGGTAGGAGATGTGAAGCAGTCGATTTATGGGTTTCGTCAGGCGGATCCGTCGTTGTTTTTAGAAAAATATCAGTCATATCAAGCAGAGAACAAGCAATCAGGAACCAGTATTATTTTAGCAGAAAATTTCCGGTCGAACGGCGCTGTTATTTCCTTTGTTAACTTGATTTTTATGCAACTGATGGATGAGACAGTTGGGGAGATGACCTATGATGAATCAGCGGCGCTTGTTCAAGGCATGACAGACTTTCCGATGAGTGAGGAGATGCAGCCTGAACTGTTGATTTATGAACAAGAGGGTGAAGAAGCGACCAGTGAGGACGCTATTCGTACGAGTGCTGAAGGGGAGTTCAAGCTGATTGCTAGTCGTATTCAGGAACTCATTGAAGAAGAGTTTCTTATTTATGATAAAGAATCACAGACCATGCGACCGATTAAATACCGAGATATTGCAATTTTAACGCCAACGAAGCGCCATAATTTATTGCTCCAAGAAACATGTCAGGCGTTCAATATTCCTGTAGCACTTAATCAGACAGAAAACTATTTCCAAACAACTGAATTGCTCTTAATGATGTCACTGCTGAAAGTTATTGATAATCCACGCCAGGATATTCCATTAGCCGCCGTATTGCGCTCGCCGATTGTGGGTCTAGATGAGTCGGCATTAGCTCAAATTCGGATTGCAGATAAAAATGTATCCTACTTCGATGCATTGCAGCAATTTGCTGAGCTAGATGAACAGCCGCAAGCTAAAACTTGCCAAGCATTCTTGAATCAATTAACGGCGTGGCGTGATTTTGCAAGAGATCATCCATTAACTGAGCTTATTTGGCGTATTTATGACGATACAGGCTTTTTAAACTATGTAGGAGGGTTACCTGCCGGCTCACAACGAAAAGCTAATTTACATGCCTTATATGAGCGTGCTGCTGTTTATGAAGCATCCAGTTTTAAAGGGTTATTTCACTTTATTCGCTTTATTGAAAAAATGAAAGCACAAGATAAAGACTTGGCCGAAGCGTCACACATTACCGATGAAGACAATGCTGTTCGGGTGATGACGATTCATGGGAGCAAAGGACTCGAATTTCCCGCTGTGTTTGTTTGTAATTTAGCACGGCGACATAATATTTCCGATGCACAAGGGACGTACACTTTAGAGCAATCTTTCGGATTTGGGACCGATTATATCGATGTTGCTCAGCATATAAGGTACCCAACCTGGATGAATCAAGGGCTCAGCATTCGGAAGAAAAACCAATTACTCTCTGAACAAATGCGAGTACTTTATGTGGCTTTAACCCGGGCGGAACAAAAATTATTCTTAGTGGGTAGCTATAAAACAAAAGAAAAAGCCATTGAAACTTGGCAGCAAGCACGACGACACGAAGACTTGATTCTGCCCGATTATTTACGGACAACAGGACAAACAACTTTCTTAGACTGGATTGGCTATTGTTTAATCCGTCATCGTTCCTTCAATAACCACGAACTCCTAGAAGCGCCACTTGATAAATCAGGCAACCACACCATCGAACAGTTTGCGGCTAACTTTGATATCACGTTCAAAAATGAACAGGATTTACTTAGCCAACCTGCTCAAGAAGTGAAGCACAAAGAACAACCGGTCGAACTAACCCAGGTATCGCTGCATGACTCAACCATCCAACAGGCGATCGATCGAATGATGACACCCTATACGCATCAATCATCCACTGAAACAACCAGTTATCAATCGGTCTCAGAATTGAAGCGATTATTCGAAGTGCCCGAAGATGGTCAAATGGTTAAGCTAGATATCTCAGCACAGAAGCCATCGATTAATCGCTATGTTCAAGATGAACTAGCCGATCCAAGCTTTATACAAGCACATAAGTCACAACCGACTGCGAGCGATATCGGGCAGGTGACGCATTTACTGCTTCAATCACTGGACTTAACTAACGAGATAACGCTAGAGACTGTATTGGCGCAGTTAACACAATTGGCAGACAATCATCAATTAGATGCCACTACGACTAAACAAGTGCCGATTCAATCGATTGTCCAATTTTTCCAGACTGATTTTGGCCAGGAGTTATTGCAACAAGGTGACCGACTCCAGACAGAAAAACCATTCTCGCTGTTGATGGCTGCCCGTGATATTTTCGAACAAATTGATGCAGTCGATGATTATGTATTGATTCACGGAATTGTGGATGGCTATTTTGAAACAGAAGAAGGGATCGTCCTATACGACTACAAGACTGATCGAATCAGCTATCTTGGTGAACAAAAAGCAAAAGCCGAATTACGACAAAAATACAGCGGTCAGCTAAACTTATACAAGCAAGCCCTCGAAGTTACCTTGAATAAACCCGTTGTAAGAGCTGTTATAATCTCACTTGACTTGGTAGAAGCAATTGACTTCCTTTAA